The Streptomyces albofaciens JCM 4342 genome has a segment encoding these proteins:
- a CDS encoding type I polyketide synthase has protein sequence MFTSVGRVFRWITDGRFSDRGIGDSVRTYPADTPPLRELDGSGPGLGPGRQDHAGRKASDTSTLVGGSVLGCTGCGRLRHRIVARATGLHVHAASHRVCRMSGGVTRNQDADTALGADVHATREENTMIASPVEPVAVVGAACRLPGGVDSVAQLWALLEAGREAVTQVPPDRWDTGKVEAELPPGIADRICRGGFLDGDIAAFDPDFFGISRPEAAWLDPQHRLLLEVAWEACEHAGIPVDVLRGSATGVFTGMYVPDHLVRSHRAPLHTEPYWMTGAMHGVGAGRLSYLMDLHGPSLAVDTACSSSLVAVHLACQSLRSGECDAALAGGASVILSPEPMASEARWDMFSPTGHCHCFDAAADGYVRSEGCGVVVLKRLSDARRDGDQVLALLRGSAVNQDGRSTRLTAPSQQAQQQVCEQALARAGVAAADVGMVEAHGAGTAVGDPIEFAALNAVYGPGPGRCALGSLKSNIGHTEPTSGVAGLLKAIASLQRGTVPATLHFTRWNPQIDAEGSRLFVPTAMTPWPVNGRTRLAGVSSYGVGGTNAHLIVEQAPAYGRRYAPGVADPARAGRRSSRRHRATPLETALLSGGSPAALASAAARLADWLETDGAQVPLRDVSHTLSVRRSHARHRLGVVAGDRGDLVERLRAHAEGRTAPGIATGTARDTGAGPVFIYSGHGSQWATMGQGLLGSDPDFSAAVDEMEPLLRAEGGFSLRAVLTAPEVVTGVDRVQPVIFAFQIALTAMWRARGIRPAAVIGHSMGEVAAAVTAGALSLRDGVRVICRRARLLKRTAGRGAMVSVQLGAAEVEQELDALGADEVTVAVVAAPRSTVISGDAHQVEHVLRAWEEREIAVARVQVDVASHSAQMDPVLDDLRAALNDLAPRTPGVPFYTTVLEDPRQAVSFDAGYWVANQRRPVRFSSAVSAATEDGHSLFLEINAHPLLVRPALATLAADGKDHIAVLPSLYREQDEHLGFATQLAAAHCAGYAVDWSRWYGHGRLAEVPPTTWERHHHWVNPSPLTQDPAPAHPLLGPHARDPQEHGRSLWQTQLNTQRLPWLADHRLAGLPVLPAAGYCEAALAAAAQLFPDSPAPAQVSGITFLELLSVDEHDTTVAATADRAGDHAARWEMSSRTGEEPWTRHTTARLHPSEENTRPAPADLTRLAADHPVELDLADFQGRWHTAHAVDYGSGFSGLTTFRVPKAESRTALAEVGIPDEARPGTSSFHWHPALLDACLQAFLALWTHAEEVDDGHTYPRSMTALRRYGDTARGRWCHIRLTAAEARSATGDLQLLDAEGQVLAEAEGVRFAHTAPAGAEERFNHRLYQQTWEAEALPAGSAPNGQRWLLLTEADGDPRAAELAAVLKDSGAETRTITVPPGSPDAVRALSDAVRPEEQAWSGIALLPSRPSPTTDPAEQANLAHRRVHRLIRVVQALAQAQSRVAETAPRLWVITDRGQAVSPGEGPELACAGLRGLVRVLSYEHPELHPTVLDVDADTSADAVATELLSDGEADEVAWRGSERLVARLVRAPLQPHERRRVRCRYEADLLTLQLRDPAAPDTAELTRGRLRPLRPGEVEIQLRATGLPPAGPTTREGRTQAVVSGAGTVTAVHDTVRTPRVGDRVATLLPDGVPASRTVTRADWTLPVPGDVAFEDAAALPLPYLTAWYGLRDLARLAPGDDVLIHSAGHSTGLAAVHVARALGATVRATAPGRDHNGLRRLGVEHLVDSQAPDTVADHIREATGGRGMDIVFTPQPAAASPLGPELLAPGGRYVEILGARNDAPGQRLPLPATSITASRLDPAHLLATDPERVAGLLAETAEARAAGRLPLLPTTTAVPVTDAGQALRALADPAHTSTPILAWPACGSAEAVVPPHQVPLVRPDGSYLITGGLGGLGMLLCRWLARKRAGTIVLNSRSAPGPEAARIIDGLRADGSRVEVVRGDIAAPGTAERLVRAAQAHGHPLRGVLHAALVLEDAVVDRIDDGLLERVWQPKTTGALHLHQASSACELDWWVAFSSFVSLVGSPGQGAYAAAGAWLDEFVSWRSAQGLPTTGINWGPWAEAGRGAAMGARDYDMIAPADGLDALEHILAHDRTRTGYIALDLPGWLEAYPDTAELPYLAPLLSSEGRSVQDTADGLLADLNAATDPQQRRDLLQAHIAGALGSVLNRDTGRLDTHTALVSLGLDSLLTIELRNRLQRSLQTDIPRNVMWTQPTLSSLTDYLLGQLPEKG, from the coding sequence ATGTTCACAAGCGTTGGGCGCGTGTTCAGGTGGATCACTGACGGGCGGTTTTCCGACAGGGGAATTGGCGATTCGGTAAGGACATACCCCGCTGACACCCCGCCGTTGCGGGAGCTGGACGGCTCCGGCCCAGGGCTCGGTCCGGGCCGGCAGGACCACGCCGGGCGAAAAGCGAGCGATACCTCGACGCTCGTCGGCGGCTCGGTCTTGGGATGTACCGGCTGCGGCCGATTGCGGCATCGAATCGTCGCTCGTGCAACCGGGCTGCACGTCCACGCGGCTTCGCACCGGGTGTGCCGGATGAGCGGCGGAGTCACACGAAATCAGGACGCTGACACGGCCTTGGGAGCTGATGTGCACGCAACCCGCGAAGAGAACACCATGATCGCTAGCCCGGTGGAGCCGGTGGCTGTTGTGGGGGCCGCGTGCCGCCTGCCCGGTGGAGTGGATTCCGTGGCCCAGCTGTGGGCTCTGCTGGAGGCCGGGCGGGAGGCCGTCACGCAGGTGCCGCCGGACCGATGGGATACAGGGAAGGTCGAAGCGGAGCTGCCGCCGGGGATCGCGGACCGGATCTGCCGCGGTGGGTTCCTGGACGGCGACATCGCGGCATTCGACCCCGACTTCTTCGGGATCAGCAGGCCGGAGGCCGCGTGGCTCGATCCGCAGCACCGGCTGCTGCTGGAAGTCGCCTGGGAGGCGTGCGAACACGCGGGCATCCCCGTCGATGTGCTGCGCGGCTCGGCCACCGGGGTCTTCACCGGGATGTACGTGCCCGACCACCTGGTGCGCAGCCACCGTGCCCCGTTGCACACCGAGCCGTACTGGATGACCGGCGCGATGCACGGTGTGGGAGCGGGGCGGCTGTCGTACCTGATGGACCTGCACGGACCGAGCCTGGCGGTGGACACGGCCTGTTCGTCTTCGCTGGTGGCCGTGCACCTGGCCTGCCAGAGCCTGCGGTCGGGTGAGTGCGACGCGGCTCTGGCGGGGGGTGCCTCGGTCATCCTCTCGCCGGAACCGATGGCCTCCGAGGCCCGGTGGGACATGTTCTCCCCCACCGGGCACTGCCATTGCTTCGACGCCGCGGCCGACGGATATGTCCGTTCCGAGGGCTGTGGCGTCGTCGTCCTGAAACGTCTTTCGGACGCCCGGCGTGACGGGGACCAGGTGCTCGCGCTGCTGCGCGGCTCGGCCGTCAACCAGGACGGACGCTCGACCCGGCTGACCGCCCCCTCCCAGCAGGCCCAGCAGCAGGTGTGCGAGCAGGCGTTGGCCCGGGCCGGCGTGGCTGCGGCGGACGTGGGCATGGTGGAGGCCCACGGCGCCGGTACGGCGGTCGGCGACCCGATCGAGTTCGCGGCGCTGAACGCCGTATACGGTCCGGGACCTGGCCGGTGTGCCCTGGGCTCGCTCAAGTCGAACATCGGGCACACCGAGCCCACGTCGGGGGTGGCCGGCCTGCTGAAGGCGATCGCGAGTCTGCAGCGCGGGACCGTGCCCGCTACTTTGCACTTCACGCGGTGGAACCCGCAGATCGACGCCGAGGGCTCCCGGCTGTTCGTCCCCACCGCGATGACACCCTGGCCGGTCAACGGCAGGACCCGGCTGGCCGGAGTCTCCTCCTACGGCGTCGGCGGCACCAACGCCCACCTCATCGTCGAGCAAGCCCCCGCGTACGGGCGACGGTACGCGCCGGGAGTGGCGGACCCGGCCCGCGCAGGCCGCCGGAGCAGCAGGCGGCACCGCGCCACACCTCTGGAGACGGCCCTGCTCAGCGGCGGGTCGCCTGCGGCGCTGGCCTCGGCCGCCGCCCGGCTGGCCGACTGGCTGGAGACGGACGGCGCGCAGGTGCCGCTGCGCGACGTGTCCCACACCCTGTCCGTACGGCGCTCGCACGCCCGGCACCGCCTGGGCGTCGTGGCCGGTGACCGCGGCGACCTGGTCGAGCGGCTGCGCGCGCATGCCGAGGGCCGGACCGCCCCCGGCATCGCCACCGGCACCGCCCGGGACACGGGCGCCGGGCCGGTCTTCATCTACTCCGGACACGGTTCGCAGTGGGCCACGATGGGGCAGGGCCTGCTGGGGTCCGACCCGGATTTCAGCGCCGCGGTCGATGAAATGGAGCCGCTGCTGCGGGCCGAAGGCGGCTTCTCCTTGCGGGCGGTGCTGACCGCGCCCGAGGTGGTCACAGGTGTCGATCGCGTCCAGCCGGTGATCTTCGCGTTCCAGATCGCGCTGACCGCGATGTGGCGGGCCCGCGGCATACGGCCCGCCGCGGTGATCGGTCACTCGATGGGCGAAGTGGCGGCCGCCGTCACCGCCGGGGCGCTGAGCCTGAGGGACGGCGTACGGGTCATCTGTCGGCGCGCGCGCCTGCTGAAACGCACCGCGGGACGGGGCGCGATGGTCTCGGTCCAACTCGGCGCCGCCGAAGTGGAACAGGAACTCGACGCCCTGGGAGCCGACGAGGTCACGGTCGCCGTCGTGGCCGCCCCGCGCAGCACCGTGATCTCCGGTGACGCCCACCAGGTCGAGCACGTGCTGCGGGCCTGGGAGGAACGGGAGATCGCCGTGGCCCGGGTCCAGGTGGACGTCGCCTCGCACTCCGCGCAGATGGACCCGGTCCTGGACGACCTGCGCGCGGCCCTGAACGACCTCGCCCCCCGCACACCCGGCGTTCCCTTCTACACCACGGTGCTGGAAGACCCGCGCCAGGCGGTGTCCTTCGACGCCGGATACTGGGTGGCCAACCAGCGTCGGCCGGTGCGGTTCTCCTCGGCAGTCAGCGCGGCCACCGAGGACGGCCACAGCCTCTTCCTGGAGATCAACGCCCACCCTCTGCTGGTCCGTCCCGCGCTGGCCACGCTCGCCGCCGACGGCAAGGACCACATCGCTGTCCTGCCGAGCCTCTACCGCGAGCAGGACGAACACCTGGGCTTCGCCACCCAGCTCGCCGCCGCCCACTGCGCCGGCTACGCCGTGGACTGGAGCCGGTGGTACGGACACGGGCGTCTGGCCGAGGTCCCGCCCACCACGTGGGAACGCCATCACCACTGGGTGAACCCCTCCCCACTCACCCAGGACCCGGCCCCCGCCCACCCCCTGCTGGGACCGCACGCCCGAGATCCCCAGGAGCACGGCCGCAGCCTGTGGCAGACCCAGCTGAACACCCAGCGCCTGCCCTGGCTCGCCGACCACCGCCTGGCCGGCCTGCCGGTCCTGCCCGCCGCGGGCTACTGCGAGGCGGCACTGGCCGCCGCCGCACAGCTCTTCCCCGACAGCCCCGCCCCGGCACAGGTCAGCGGCATCACCTTCCTCGAACTGCTGTCCGTCGACGAACACGACACCACCGTGGCCGCGACCGCGGACCGCGCCGGCGACCACGCCGCCCGCTGGGAGATGTCCTCCCGCACCGGCGAAGAACCCTGGACCCGGCACACCACGGCCCGCCTGCACCCATCCGAGGAGAACACGCGGCCCGCACCCGCCGACCTCACCCGGCTGGCGGCCGACCATCCCGTCGAACTGGACCTCGCCGATTTCCAAGGGCGCTGGCACACCGCCCACGCCGTCGACTACGGATCGGGCTTCAGCGGGCTCACCACCTTCCGCGTCCCCAAGGCCGAGTCCCGCACCGCGCTTGCCGAAGTGGGCATCCCCGACGAGGCCCGCCCCGGCACCAGCTCCTTCCACTGGCACCCGGCGCTGCTCGACGCCTGCCTGCAAGCCTTCCTCGCCCTGTGGACCCACGCCGAAGAAGTCGACGACGGCCACACCTACCCCCGCAGCATGACCGCCCTGCGACGCTACGGTGACACCGCACGCGGCCGCTGGTGCCACATTCGGCTGACCGCCGCCGAGGCCCGCTCGGCCACCGGGGACCTGCAACTCCTCGATGCCGAGGGCCAGGTGCTCGCCGAGGCCGAGGGCGTCCGCTTCGCCCACACCGCCCCCGCCGGCGCCGAAGAACGCTTCAACCACCGCCTCTACCAGCAGACCTGGGAGGCCGAAGCGCTCCCCGCGGGCAGTGCGCCGAACGGGCAACGCTGGCTGCTGCTCACCGAGGCCGACGGCGACCCCCGCGCGGCCGAACTCGCCGCCGTCCTGAAGGACAGCGGCGCCGAGACGCGAACCATCACCGTTCCTCCGGGCTCCCCGGACGCCGTACGTGCCCTGTCCGACGCCGTACGACCGGAAGAGCAAGCCTGGAGCGGCATCGCCCTGCTGCCCTCCCGCCCGAGCCCCACCACCGATCCAGCAGAGCAGGCGAACCTGGCCCATCGGCGCGTCCACCGTCTGATACGTGTCGTGCAGGCGTTGGCCCAAGCACAGAGCAGGGTGGCCGAGACCGCGCCGCGCCTTTGGGTGATCACCGACCGGGGCCAAGCCGTCAGCCCAGGGGAAGGGCCCGAGCTGGCCTGCGCCGGCCTGCGCGGCTTGGTGCGGGTGCTCTCCTACGAGCACCCGGAACTCCACCCCACCGTCCTTGATGTCGACGCCGACACCTCCGCCGACGCCGTAGCGACCGAACTGCTCAGTGACGGAGAGGCCGACGAAGTGGCCTGGCGGGGCAGTGAACGCCTGGTGGCCCGCCTGGTCCGGGCGCCGTTGCAGCCTCACGAACGCCGCCGGGTCCGCTGCCGCTACGAGGCCGACCTGCTCACCCTCCAGCTGCGCGACCCTGCCGCCCCCGACACCGCCGAGCTCACCCGCGGCCGGCTGCGCCCACTCCGCCCGGGCGAGGTGGAGATACAGCTACGCGCCACCGGGCTGCCCCCGGCGGGCCCCACCACCCGCGAGGGCCGGACGCAGGCGGTGGTTTCCGGCGCGGGCACCGTCACCGCGGTGCACGACACCGTACGCACCCCGCGCGTCGGGGACCGGGTCGCCACGCTGCTACCCGACGGTGTGCCTGCCAGCCGGACCGTCACCCGCGCCGACTGGACCCTGCCTGTTCCCGGCGACGTGGCCTTCGAAGACGCCGCGGCCCTGCCGCTGCCCTACCTCACGGCCTGGTACGGCCTGCGGGACCTGGCCCGCCTGGCCCCTGGCGACGATGTGCTGATCCATAGCGCCGGGCACAGCACCGGCCTGGCCGCCGTACACGTCGCCCGCGCCCTCGGCGCCACCGTCCGGGCCACCGCCCCCGGCCGCGACCACAACGGCCTGCGCCGCCTGGGGGTGGAACACCTGGTGGACTCCCAGGCACCCGACACCGTCGCCGACCACATCCGCGAAGCCACCGGCGGACGCGGCATGGACATCGTCTTCACACCACAGCCCGCGGCTGCCTCACCCCTGGGGCCGGAACTGCTCGCACCCGGCGGCCGGTACGTCGAAATCCTCGGCGCCCGCAACGACGCCCCCGGGCAACGCCTGCCCCTGCCGGCCACGAGCATCACCGCCAGCCGCCTCGATCCGGCACATCTGCTGGCCACCGATCCCGAACGGGTCGCGGGCCTCCTGGCCGAGACAGCCGAGGCCCGGGCAGCCGGCCGGCTGCCGCTGCTGCCGACCACCACCGCCGTCCCGGTCACCGACGCCGGGCAAGCCCTGCGTGCCCTCGCCGACCCCGCGCACACCAGCACTCCGATCCTCGCCTGGCCCGCCTGCGGGAGTGCCGAGGCCGTCGTCCCTCCGCATCAGGTGCCCCTCGTCCGGCCGGACGGCAGCTACCTGATCACCGGCGGGCTCGGCGGGCTGGGGATGCTGCTGTGCCGCTGGCTGGCCCGGAAGCGAGCCGGGACCATCGTCCTCAACAGCCGGTCCGCACCCGGGCCCGAGGCAGCCCGCATCATCGACGGCCTACGGGCAGACGGGAGCCGCGTCGAAGTCGTTCGCGGCGACATCGCCGCCCCGGGCACCGCCGAGCGCCTCGTCCGGGCGGCGCAGGCCCACGGCCACCCGTTGCGCGGTGTCCTGCATGCCGCCCTGGTCCTGGAGGACGCCGTCGTCGACCGCATCGACGACGGCCTGCTGGAGCGTGTCTGGCAGCCCAAGACCACCGGTGCCCTACACCTGCACCAGGCAAGTTCCGCCTGCGAGCTGGACTGGTGGGTGGCCTTCTCCTCGTTCGTCTCCCTCGTCGGCTCGCCCGGGCAAGGCGCATACGCCGCGGCCGGCGCCTGGCTGGACGAGTTCGTCTCCTGGCGCAGCGCCCAGGGCCTGCCGACCACCGGCATCAACTGGGGCCCCTGGGCCGAAGCGGGCCGAGGCGCCGCAATGGGAGCACGGGACTACGACATGATCGCTCCCGCTGACGGCCTGGACGCCCTGGAACATATCCTGGCCCACGACCGGACCCGCACCGGCTACATCGCCCTGGACCTGCCGGGCTGGCTGGAGGCATACCCCGACACCGCCGAACTCCCGTACCTGGCCCCGCTCCTGTCCTCCGAGGGCCGCTCCGTGCAGGACACGGCGGACGGCCTGCTCGCCGACCTGAACGCGGCCACCGATCCGCAGCAACGGCGGGATCTGCTCCAGGCTCACATCGCCGGCGCCCTCGGCAGCGTCCTGAACCGGGACACCGGCCGCCTCGACACGCACACCGCGCTGGTCTCCCTCGGCCTGGACTCCCTGCTGACCATCGAGCTGCGCAACCGGCTCCAGCGCAGCCTGCAGACCGACATCCCCCGCAACGTCATGTGGACCCAGCCCACCCTCTCCTCCCTGACCGACTACCTCCTCGGCCAACTGCCCGAGAAAGGGTGA
- a CDS encoding tetratricopeptide repeat protein, whose amino-acid sequence MTRRHPNHRLAALLSEAGWTAAALAREVNALGATQGLPLRYSRNSVSHWLNGSQPRAPIPALAAQALGRRIGRSLTPEDTGLARLTPLQAATAADPPSLRTDPLRHLILLTRSDADPIRRSALYRSVYAPAPAAPWPARPATPPSSQRSGRPATSADVHTLTCVLNAFAHLAAGNGGIHARTALATYLTDDTGPLLNRPAPRSVQRDLFTRTAHLTFLLATMTDDAGYHHLAHRYFTAVLGLARQACHRTTYAITLRAMSVQALRLGHPHHAAALAAAAVATAPRNATPGVKTFLLIQHARTSAHGQHPRQARALMHEAERHHDPTPTSRDLFAYYSQASLDYQRAATFHAMRQHTDALTALEASAHHRPADERRPLALTHALLAELHLTYGHLDIACTHWHRFLSLYPHLHSTRANQALTRLSQDLHPHSRYPAARTALQRAHSLSPAGGPG is encoded by the coding sequence GTGACACGCCGCCACCCCAACCACCGCCTGGCCGCCCTGCTGTCCGAAGCAGGCTGGACGGCCGCGGCCTTGGCCCGTGAGGTCAACGCCCTCGGTGCCACGCAAGGACTCCCGTTGCGCTACTCCCGCAACTCGGTCAGCCACTGGCTCAACGGATCCCAGCCCCGTGCCCCCATCCCCGCCCTTGCGGCGCAAGCCCTCGGCCGCCGCATCGGCCGCTCGCTGACACCCGAGGACACCGGCCTCGCCCGCCTCACCCCGCTCCAAGCAGCCACCGCTGCGGACCCCCCGTCCCTGCGAACCGATCCGCTGCGCCACCTGATCCTGCTCACCCGCAGCGACGCCGACCCCATACGCCGCAGCGCCCTGTACCGATCCGTCTATGCCCCGGCCCCCGCTGCCCCCTGGCCCGCGAGACCCGCAACACCACCCTCTTCGCAACGCTCAGGGCGCCCCGCCACCTCAGCAGACGTCCACACCCTCACTTGCGTCCTGAACGCTTTCGCCCACCTCGCCGCAGGCAACGGCGGAATCCATGCCCGCACCGCCCTCGCCACCTACCTCACCGACGACACCGGCCCGCTACTCAACCGTCCCGCCCCGCGCTCCGTACAGCGAGACCTGTTCACCCGCACCGCCCACCTCACCTTTCTCCTGGCCACCATGACCGACGACGCCGGCTACCACCATCTGGCCCACCGCTACTTCACCGCAGTCCTGGGGCTGGCCCGCCAGGCATGCCACCGCACCACTTACGCCATCACTCTGCGCGCCATGAGCGTCCAGGCCCTGCGGCTGGGGCACCCTCACCACGCCGCCGCTCTCGCTGCCGCCGCCGTCGCCACCGCACCGCGCAATGCCACTCCGGGCGTCAAAACGTTTCTGCTCATCCAACACGCCCGCACCAGCGCCCACGGCCAGCACCCTCGCCAAGCCCGGGCCCTCATGCACGAGGCCGAACGCCACCACGACCCCACCCCCACCTCCCGCGACCTCTTCGCCTACTACTCACAGGCCTCGCTGGACTACCAGCGCGCCGCCACCTTCCACGCCATGCGACAGCACACCGACGCCCTCACCGCCCTCGAAGCATCAGCACACCATCGCCCCGCAGACGAACGCCGGCCGCTCGCCCTCACCCACGCCCTCTTGGCCGAACTCCACCTGACCTACGGCCACCTCGACATCGCGTGCACCCATTGGCACCGCTTCCTCAGCCTCTACCCCCACCTGCACTCCACGCGCGCCAACCAAGCCCTCACCCGCCTCAGCCAAGACCTCCACCCCCACAGCCGCTACCCCGCCGCACGAACCGCACTTCAACGCGCACACTCGCTGAGTCCCGCAGGCGGGCCGGGCTGA
- a CDS encoding IS701 family transposase, which translates to MTERAAAQWDLELDDLLITIGHRFGRVELRRRMRDYVRGLLAPVARKNSWQLAEQAGHATPDGLQHLLAGAKWQPDDIRDDLQQYVADQLGEDEGVLIVDDTGFLKKGSTSAGVQRQYSGTAGRTENCQIGVFAAYASRRGRALVDRELYIPKSWAEDETRCRAAKIPEAQAFATKGQLARRMVLRALASALPVTWVTADSAYGQEDRLRRLLEQSGVGYVLAVPKSQSTVGCPRIDHLFAQAPAEAWQTLSCGDGAKGPRIYHWAAVRLPAVAEFDYQGDVPFRMRWALARRSMSRPDEIAYYLAYGPLEATVRELVRIAGSRWAIEECFQAAKNECGLDQYEVRRYVGWYRHITLAMLAHAFLAVTAHQASEKGAPPVRESGPPRSPWRRFGDSWQLVVPGPRTYTDTEADTTR; encoded by the coding sequence ATGACAGAGCGGGCTGCCGCGCAGTGGGACCTGGAACTCGATGACCTTCTCATCACCATCGGCCATCGTTTCGGCCGGGTGGAGCTTCGCCGCCGCATGCGTGACTACGTTCGCGGGCTGCTTGCCCCGGTCGCCCGGAAGAACAGCTGGCAGCTGGCCGAGCAGGCAGGCCACGCCACTCCCGACGGTCTGCAGCACTTGCTGGCCGGCGCGAAGTGGCAGCCTGACGACATCCGTGATGACCTGCAGCAATACGTCGCCGACCAGCTCGGCGAGGATGAAGGCGTCCTCATCGTCGACGACACCGGCTTCCTCAAGAAGGGCAGCACCTCCGCCGGGGTTCAACGCCAATATTCCGGCACCGCCGGCCGTACAGAGAATTGTCAGATCGGTGTCTTCGCCGCCTATGCCTCTCGCCGCGGACGGGCCCTGGTAGACCGGGAGTTGTATATCCCCAAGTCCTGGGCCGAGGACGAAACACGCTGCCGCGCGGCCAAGATCCCCGAGGCCCAGGCGTTCGCCACCAAGGGGCAACTGGCGCGGCGCATGGTGCTGCGGGCCCTGGCCTCAGCACTGCCTGTCACCTGGGTCACCGCGGATTCCGCCTACGGACAGGAAGACCGCTTGCGCCGGCTGCTGGAACAGTCCGGCGTCGGCTACGTGCTCGCCGTGCCCAAGTCCCAGTCCACCGTGGGCTGCCCCCGCATCGACCACCTGTTCGCGCAGGCCCCGGCCGAGGCATGGCAGACGCTTTCCTGCGGCGACGGCGCGAAGGGACCGCGCATCTACCACTGGGCGGCCGTGCGGCTGCCGGCCGTTGCCGAGTTCGACTACCAGGGCGACGTCCCGTTCCGGATGCGGTGGGCGCTGGCCCGCCGCAGCATGTCCCGCCCAGATGAGATCGCCTATTACCTCGCCTACGGCCCCCTGGAGGCCACCGTCCGGGAACTGGTGCGGATCGCCGGGTCGCGGTGGGCCATCGAGGAGTGTTTCCAGGCGGCGAAGAACGAGTGCGGGCTGGACCAGTACGAAGTCCGCCGTTACGTGGGCTGGTATCGGCACATCACCCTGGCCATGCTCGCCCACGCCTTCCTGGCCGTCACCGCCCACCAAGCGAGCGAAAAGGGGGCGCCACCGGTGAGAGAGTCGGGGCCACCGCGCTCACCGTGGCGGAGGTTCGGCGACTCCTGGCAGCTTGTCGTC
- a CDS encoding RICIN domain-containing protein, translated as MPNTTGSGPTGVNNAPCPRCDTHLSPGFAHTDEPTQERPDPMSFTLSEARRRVPALAVALAVLLGLLIGYPAPAAHATPPDEETVATYNSQGYRVDDLRTLTRRNTIVMVQEAGPRPTQWNYAGVHTRGAYEVHQYEWRLGGRDGVRHVYWLSGASTGGGTGGRVNLMIITHRLADDVYVAPPGRNGARPALGLRFNNDIYYSVHALASGTQNEAPDLLANIANQARQQGRYAWTAVGDWNRDPSAMRGAVALQAGFMYRTADSTQQSGGELDYMVTSRPMSNYFAQRAAGMGSDHYPVEFRSHATRDVWMGLASASDRDRVLGIEGRSEVNGTRIVPVTDSHMADVTWRTRGAAHGNVNLVNNQSQKCIDVSGGNDATSGSSLNEWDCSGQLSQEFVVRQYGGGALQFLHARTGLCVTMMGGSGHRYPALSNCDNPKYDSQNFMPKFRD; from the coding sequence GTGCCGAACACCACCGGGAGTGGACCCACCGGCGTCAACAACGCGCCTTGCCCGCGCTGCGACACCCACCTCTCCCCGGGCTTCGCGCACACCGACGAACCCACCCAGGAAAGGCCTGATCCGATGTCATTCACCCTGTCCGAGGCGCGAAGAAGGGTCCCTGCGCTAGCCGTGGCACTGGCCGTTCTGCTCGGCCTGCTCATCGGATATCCCGCTCCGGCCGCACATGCCACTCCGCCCGACGAAGAGACGGTGGCGACGTACAACTCGCAGGGCTACAGAGTGGATGATCTGAGGACTCTCACCCGGCGCAACACCATCGTCATGGTCCAGGAGGCGGGTCCCCGCCCGACGCAATGGAACTACGCAGGCGTCCACACTCGGGGCGCCTACGAAGTTCACCAGTACGAATGGCGTCTGGGCGGCAGGGACGGGGTCCGGCATGTGTACTGGCTGTCGGGCGCCTCGACCGGCGGAGGGACCGGCGGCCGGGTCAATCTGATGATCATCACGCACCGGCTCGCGGATGATGTGTACGTCGCTCCCCCCGGACGGAACGGGGCGCGGCCCGCCCTGGGCCTGCGGTTCAACAACGACATCTACTACTCCGTGCACGCACTGGCGTCCGGCACCCAGAACGAGGCCCCCGATCTGCTCGCGAACATCGCGAATCAGGCACGCCAGCAGGGGCGCTACGCTTGGACGGCGGTAGGAGACTGGAACCGTGACCCGAGCGCGATGAGAGGGGCGGTCGCCCTGCAGGCCGGGTTCATGTACAGAACCGCGGATTCCACTCAGCAGAGCGGCGGGGAACTGGACTACATGGTCACCTCCCGCCCCATGTCCAACTACTTCGCGCAGCGGGCCGCGGGCATGGGTTCGGACCACTACCCGGTGGAATTCCGCAGCCACGCCACCCGCGACGTGTGGATGGGCCTCGCGAGCGCCAGCGACAGGGACCGTGTCCTGGGCATCGAGGGACGCAGCGAGGTGAACGGCACGCGGATCGTTCCGGTCACCGACAGTCACATGGCCGACGTCACCTGGCGCACGCGGGGCGCCGCGCACGGCAACGTCAATCTCGTCAACAACCAGAGCCAGAAATGCATCGATGTCTCCGGCGGCAATGACGCCACCAGTGGAAGCTCCCTCAACGAATGGGACTGCTCCGGACAGCTCAGCCAGGAATTCGTGGTCCGGCAATATGGCGGCGGGGCTCTCCAATTCCTGCACGCGAGGACCGGCCTGTGCGTGACCATGATGGGCGGCAGCGGCCACAGATACCCTGCCTTGTCCAACTGCGACAACCCGAAGTACGACTCCCAGAACTTCATGCCGAAGTTCCGCGACTGA
- a CDS encoding DUF5988 family protein — translation MPDSLPPTPQQTVTEALLDGGPRGIPSRQALPSTGTLEDLKIPHLNGYEHYTFTGTRRTVDGCLLPVFRWTHTTYIAE, via the coding sequence ATGCCGGACTCCCTGCCCCCGACACCGCAGCAGACCGTCACCGAGGCTCTGCTGGACGGCGGCCCCCGCGGCATCCCGTCTCGGCAGGCGCTGCCGAGCACCGGAACCCTGGAGGATCTGAAGATTCCCCACCTCAACGGCTACGAGCACTACACGTTCACCGGCACCCGCCGCACCGTCGACGGCTGCCTCCTGCCGGTCTTCCGCTGGACCCACACCACCTACATCGCCGAATGA